Below is a genomic region from Amphiura filiformis chromosome 19, Afil_fr2py, whole genome shotgun sequence.
GGCAGCTTGGACGTCCTTTGGTACAACATCACCACGGTACAACATACAACAGGCCATGTACTTGCCATGACGAGGATCACACTTGACCATTTGGTTAGGAGGCTCAAAACATGAGTTAGTAATGTCAGCAACAGTTAGCTGCTCACAGTGAGCTTTTTCTGCTGATATGATAGGGGCATAAGTAGCCAATGGAAAATGAATCCGCGGAAAAGGCACAAGGTTAGTCTGGAACTCTGAGAGATCGACATTCAGGGCACCTTCGAAGCGGAGAGATGCCGTGATCGATGATACAATTTGCGCAATCAATCTGTTCAAGTTTGTGAATGTCGGTCTCTCAATGTCCAGGTTGCGCCGACAAATGTCATAGATGGCTTCATTGTCAACCATGAAGGCACAGTCTGTGTGCTCCAGGGTGGTATGGGTGGTCAAGATAGAGTTGTATGGCTCAACCACAGCAGATGACATGTGAGGGGACGGGTAGACGGCAAACTCAAGCTTGGATTTCCGGCCATAGTACGTTGAAAGACGCTCCATGAGAAGGGATGTGAAGCCGGACCCGGTGCCACCACCGAAGCTGTGGAAGATGAGAAAACCCTGTAGACTGGTGCATTGATCAGCCTGTCAAAGAAGAAATTCAAAACATGATCAGGCCTACAATTATAAGAATATTATGTGAACTTATGATTATCTATAACATAATAAGGCAAAAAAGTGTTACTTGTCCTCACCCGACTAAcctgaattttgacaattttgaacaAAGATTTTAGTAACTTACAAAAGAATATAGACattaattttggaaattcaaGAAATGTTTCGGgcggttttttttcttcaaaattttaatATCCTGAAGCCCGAGAAACAAAATACTCCTACACATATTGGTAGCACACGGGTAGTAATTAGTTTCGCACCGACTAGGTCGCTTGTAAAAAAGGTGTGGGAACCGCTATTAGGTACAAAACTTGGGGCCATTGgactgtaaaataaaaaaaactgaaaaagtaaGGTTGTTGGGTAAAGTGCATATGAGGCGGAAGTGGGGTTGGGGTACACATCCCCCTATTTTTTTCCAAAGagagttgcccccccccccctaaaaatggaataaaataaaaataaagcaaattaTTGCCCTGAACATCTTCATTTTATAGCTTTTTATGTCCAAAAATAGCgtgttttaggccaaaatatagtACAATATTGCACACTTTTGTGcgcttttttaaatttgtttttggcCCCCACCTAAACTTAAATGCTTCTGCGACCACTGGTAAAGTAGGACGTACATTGTAAAATTGAAGTTAAAATGTGCATAGGACTAGGAGCCAGATGAAAATAACGGTCATTGGGTAGCTGATGATGAGGGGGTCATTGGTAATATGATAAAAGAAAGGTGGTCATTGGGTATAAGCTGGTCTAAAAATGGGGGTCAGGCACATCAGTGACGTTAGCTGGTACATAGAAGTGCCGTGACCCCCCCCGGATGCGTGCCCGTATGTATATATAATAGTGTGTGtactccacttatagagtcaTTTGACTCCATTCTGGTTATCAGTGTTGCCCTGAACTGTggctaccagtggcgtagcgagggGGGCAGAGGGCACATGCCCTGCATGGGCGTCACATTTAGGGGGCGCCGAAATGATGGTGGATTAAAAAAACCCGATTCTGCGCCACTCCAAGCGGTGAAAATTAAATTGTTTCAAGAATAGGGGTGGGGGCACCATCATGCATCTTTGCCCCGGGAGCCACACTCCCTAGCTCATACGCCACTGGAGGCTCCTGTTGCAGTGGTGAGTATAGGCATATACCATTTTTCACTGCTTACCACTTTTCTGATTCTGTCCGAGACGATGTCAATCAGCTCTTTGCCGACTGTGTAGTGTCCACGTGCATAGTTGTTGGCGGCATCTTCTTTGCCGGTAATCAGCTGCTCAGGGTGGAAGAGTTGACGGTATGTACCGGTACGGACCTCATCTGAAATTGTCATAATCAAGCACGTATCATTTATCGTTTCTTTGTCTCCATATTTTTCTTTAAGCAGTATTAAATGCAAATTATACAGAAACAACACAATATTACATATTACACTTACTGCTGAAATAATTGATGCTATGAATTATCTAAAGCTGGAAGATATAAACTTTTTGGACCTGCGGTTTTCGTGCAATAAAAAGTTGAAAAGTTGGTACCAGAAATTGGTTAAATTCTGTTTCACGATTGCATTTATGATACAAGTATTACCTATTGACGCACAAAATCATTATGCGGCCAGAAAGCCTAGAAGTATGAGtacatataatgggctattccagttgaaatccatacattacaccccgtatggaaggcACTGATGtacttcatcttccacacagggagtgtgaatttcaaatggggtcagggccagatttaccttttgggggccctgggccaggccaaaatttggaagcCTCTGAATTCACCGTGAGGAAGACATGTTCACTCAAGCAGCCAAGTTATAAAAGATCGACAGTGGTGGTTTTCAATTAcagactattttagctcaaaatgaagGCGAATGTTGCTATTAAGGGCAACATTGTTCAATTTTAGGTCCAAAACATTGTATTTtcaggctaaaaaggaagatgcaccgGGTAACTTTGGGGgccatgggcccgggcccatttAGCACAATGGTAAATTCGGTcctaaatggggttatctgaatttGGTGACACCGTTTGAAATCCATGTATGGgaaattcaggtcatgtcttccataggcaggGGTATATGAATTTCCAATAAAATAGCACAATGGTAGTTGTTTGCAGGAACATATTGACCTTTTTTAAAAAGAGTTCATTTAACTCACCACTGACCAATCACTGTTTTGAGTTAttaaccctaaaaagtacttttactCACCAATCACTGTAGGTTCCAAATCTACAAAGACAGCACGAGGGACGTGTTTGCCAGCTCCAGTCTCACTGAAGAAAGTATTGAAGGATTCACCGCCTCCTCCGATGGTCTTATCACTGGGCATCTGACCATCAGGCTGGATACCATGCTCCAAACAGTACAACTCCCAACATGCATTGCCAATTTGAACACCGGCTTGGCCCACGTGGATAGAAATACACTCAGGCTACAGAGACAATTATCAAGAAAAGTGTAAACATGGGGttaccttaaaagggcatttcgtaatccacagcatcatccctcccccaacttttctcaaaaaagttaagatttttataccactgcacTGGAAACCTagctacacaatgtttatgttcaaaacatttcttgcagattaattcgttttgcaaacatttgaatATGTCAATTTGGGTTATTTTCATGGTTCACTTTACCACCACGTCAAATTACGTAATGATTTACAAATTTTTTGACTGAgataaataactttttttaagggggaataataccctgattttcatcagtacccctcttcttttttttcttgcaaatttatgaactacataaatatgttcatcatctcatgtcctaaacttataaaatatctctacctacaaagtgattttaaaccattttagaaaatcattttagccctatatatttttttttttgtttactgtaacctagtaactgagatgtgtgtttcataacaaaccataatttattatattgaacatgtccaagtagaatacatgaatagaatacattaaatcctttgttatactatctatagaaatgtactcactgattataacactgaataaattaaataggcctaatctcttccacatagacaatttaatactacaccatgtatgtatcttccataatgtgttgttaggaaaagagattaaaaaaggctataaggtcatcaaaggtcaggttataggtcaattggttcaggtcaaattcaggcatcaattctgaatacatgtgatagtctgtgatatcatacatgtcataatgaggcatcaattttgatattttgtctgttactggatatataatggaaatgtgtgaggtggatatactaaaataccttgggatgtaaatggtgagtacaatttagattgcctagttgagatggattgggcaaataaatataaaatagttaccaaaatcacaaaaatgaagcttacggaaaactacctaatatggtggtataggtgacaaaaatacaatctttttcaacattgctgtagtgtggttgtgataacctgttacctatggcttaattaagtttcagtgaaatagtgtcgcaagttcaaaatacaaaatatagctcaacattgaaaatagaagcattttaaccggttcgttttttgatagttgtggagcaccaagttcatgaagtcataaaagaaatcagggaccacttattcccattttacatatcaacattatttccctaatgtgttagcaacacatatccaaaattttaacgaaatccgttgatagtaagctttccaaaatgaagtgaatttaaaacatcagtgatgtaccactttttggcttataccattagaagcatgtacgcgtcattgatactgatgccaccaattgaacgagaagatttgccccttcattttgcataccactttgtccaatttctttttctcatttcttcacaaaatgcaaaaaatgcaaaaaaatgcaatgggtgtagtacccccttaataaaacattaattctGTAGGGCATAAATAGAATACACATGATAAAGGTTGATTATTTAACcggaaaatattttttacacaaatTTTTCTAACTGGTCCACCTCTTCATAAACAAAGtgaatatgcttaaattttaGTAATTTCCAAtaccaaaatatccaaatatttGCACTTGGGGTCCTTTGTGTTCAAATTGGACCCTTAAGCTCATGATAGCATCACATTTAGGCACCCCCTGTAACTCCATCACAACGCTAGACTCATTATTATAAATGCACTACAAGATATTAGTGGCCCGGGGTAgcttttcgtgggtaggcacgatacgcgcgtatcacGTTCAGGGTGTCAAAAGTCGGGGAAAAGGCACagggaaaagggtagcaaaattacaatggctaatacgcggaaatgaaatttagggtatgaattttgatgcaaggaataaaatccctgtttagggtgtgaaaacaggggAAAACAAGCgcatgttacctgtttagggtatcgttttagccttGTTTAGAGTGCTTTTccggtgcttttcaaaagttgattatcgcagatggtgtacaggccacaatgggagtgaccccctccCCGGATTAGTGGCAAGATGTGCTGCATCAGTAGGCCTTTTCAGTATTAGCAAGATCAGCCATAGTATAATGCTGCcctcacttaagggctggggtatgaacgtttggacagtatttattgggacattagagcacatcagacatatcgaattgcattctgaatatgaagaatgtcattctgatatcaaataattttgatttttgaaattcgcaatttaatacacattttatggcaaatcattaaaattgatatttttgatatttaacagtacttgaagtaaactttataaatctgatgatttatacttaaagtgtatataggaggatgaaaagccgacgatcaattgaaaattttgacctttcgtattgaagatatggattttttcccaaaacaccaaaaaaaaattaggtctttttgggaaaaaatccatatcttcaatatgaaaggtcaaaattttcaattgactgtcggcttttcctccatgctacatacactttaagaatatatcattagatttatataatttacttcgaggactgttatatatcaaaatttgaaaaatatcaaatttttataatttgtcataaaatttgtattatattgtgatttttaaaaattatttgatatcagaaagacatgcttcgtattcagaatgcaattcgataggtcccacaaaaaatactgtcgcaacgcaataaacgctcattttggatcccttaatgctGCCCTCACTTTCTACATACTTGCCCAGCTTATTTGAGACGATAAAAAACTGGACAACACGCCACGGACCACTTCACTAAACCATTAATTTGCTATATAACCTCACTCTCGATCTCACCTACGCAAATCATGTGGCAAAAGTAGTCGTAATTTCGTGCCTGGCTGAATTCCTTGGCAAAGAATTTCTTTTTTGTTTATGATTTTTATCAAAACATGAatactttttgattttttttttactaaacaTGACACCagtcccttttttcaaaattcagatcGCCACTTAGTGACATGCATAGCCGGACAGAGTTAGattgttttttataaatatagATAGAAATTTTAATTAATATACCATATTTCATTTGTTAAGAATGAATACTAGTAGGGCCTATATAGAATAACCATTTTGTAAACAGTgcataaattaattttaattatccTATTTTAATAAGACTTTAATGAGCATCTAAAAATGTCGTCGGGTGTTTATTTTAATGATAAAGTTATAATAATTATGCATTAATAATACCACCAATAATTTACAAAAGCAATCATCACTTACCATGTTAATGGAAGTCAAAGTCACTCTGTCGTTGAATTCTCAAATCTTCTATATATAAGATTGTAGCCGTCAGCGAGTAATATATACTTTACTTAGATTTCTTCCCTCGTCGGTGTAACGTTCGACTTCGGAAAGAATAATCTGTAGTAACCTACTCGCTATTCATTTATATACTCTATTAAAAGTAGATATTTTTTGCGTGGTTAATATTTCACAGTTTAACACGCTCAAACATATCTGTTTATTTAAATTCGCTTATTTTAAGGTATTCCATACATACAGATTTACGCATTAAAACATTTTGTTCGCGTGCCTTTATTTTTGTGTTGAGTGGAGTAGGCAAGTAAAGTGAAATTTACTGTGAAGTAAAAATATCATCTACTGCATTatgctccattttgattggtcgATGCCACGTCGGTGTTGCCATAAATAGAGATGACATCTGAATTCAAAGGTGAGCGCGGGCATCAACAAGGTTGATCAAGGTTGAAACAAGCTAAAAATAACACTGATGTGCAAATGTATAGATCCGATAAAAAGATAgtgatatcaattaattaattaattaggggctgtgcaataattatcatgattatgagccctggtgaggGTAAAGTGAAGGGCGGGGTAAAGAATTTTGGCCGGCCGAgcggggggcaatttttggcaggccgagagggggcaagtaatttttagcacacattcatggggcacttTTTAAATAAACACGCTCTAAGGCGGAGGAAAACAGAACAGAAATGTTCAATTAAATTTCCTGTTCGCCACACTCATATTTTTTGACCATAGGTTTGCAAATTAGGAACCcccaaaaaatggcatgtgcaaggtgttttttttttgccaggCCGAGAGTGGGGGAAGCAAATTTTGGCACAACTTTTGGAAACTTTACCCCCACAGCCACCCCAggctaccaccaccaccatcatcaatcACACAGAAGTGGTATTGGATATGCTAATTATAGAATTTCTCGAGGggttgcgcgcgaagcgcgcccatCGAGCTAGGAAGGTCAGGTCAACTTGGTGAAATTTGCAGTGCCAGAGAGGACCCGTCACCTCCGCATTGAACAAGTGCTAGCCTAATCTGAGAAATGACGATACCACAGAAAATGACTCATAAGACTTAGCGTTGCAAATTACACGCTGGCACTTCCAGTACGGAATTCTGGGATTCGTGTTAGGGACCTTTCAATATATTTACGCCTTTGGGTAAGGAGCAGTAGGAGTTTTGACAAAAATGTCGACACAAATTTCGCGTTCCCTTCTCGCGTCTGCTCACAATTTTCGGATTTACAGCTTGTTTTTCCTCAATTTCGcaatttaaaactaaacattgcCTCCTCATGCAtggttcatttaaaaaaaatcagattcccCCTTGTCGCCAAAAAAATTCGGACCCCTTAAAactcccccacccccacataAATATTGAACGCTTCATATAGTTACCGGTATATGCCTCAAGTACTTCCAAATCGCCCCCTATCCCTCGAAATGGAGGGACTGGATTATATAGCCAAAATTATCTGTGATTTGAATGTGCAATGCGTaagttgtgattttcaaaaaacctGACCCTGCTATTGAAATCAATTCGAAACTGCTTTCCCTATAATTCTGCATTCCCCTTATCTTGTAAGTGTCATCCTTAACACATGTAGGCTGAGTTCCCCTTCCCACATGAATCCCCCTCcactcccccacccccacacccggGCCCACACCAAACATTCAATCATACCGTAAACGAGTTTTCTCATGGGTCTAAACCTACTCGTGCTACTCctgattcaaaaaaaaaaaatggggggttaAAATATTATAGGGCTAGGATTTAGTTAGTTcctactggcaataaaagtccaattttaacagttttgaaatttgaggggaaatggtgaaaaacatgtaattttgcatTATTTCTTACAGTTtggcacaaaattcaaagacttggcacaagtctaagcattcaattttgataattggttataaaggatattagagaaatgttgttttttaaaattagaatgcataacctgaaattagtcttggtacaagaCTTTTTGCTTGATTGTCAAATCAATCTGAGAAATGACGGAAGTTCACACAACGAAATAAAAATGACTCATACTTTCAAGTAAAGGTACAGTGTGCTGTCAGGTGTAGCGTTGCAAATTACACGCTGGCATTTCCAGTACGGAACTCTGGGATTCACTGGTATCATTGACGATTCGTGTTAGCCTCGTGAGGGCTTACTCTACTGAATTTCGTAGCCGCAGACAGGTATGCGACAGAATTATTTTAGTACGTGAAGCTACGTGAACACATGACAAATAATATTGTCACTTTAATGTGCCTTATTTCGAAGCACACAATGCTAAAACTTAAGCTAACTTTAAAGGGGGCACAGTAATTTAATTTCGACAACCAAAATATAAAACCAAATTATCGTCATTTTGACAGAATATATAGTCATGTAAGTTGTGATATCTATAATAGCTGGCAAAATATCGCTCCTGTCGTCCCACTCGTCttaagtcctcgaagtaaagtttataaataaatgagtctttttgtgaaaaaaatgtacatcttcaatacgaaaagtcacaaTATTCATATGAAGGACGGTTTTTCATGcccgctacatacactttaaaggaaggtgacctcagtatttggaaaatcaaattctttaaaagttatgtaggcctataacataaaatgttgtccctttaaaacattcatgcaaaaagtaggcctacatgtaaatgtTCCTCTTGTAAATGTATGGAATTCCTGAcattttatacagcgtgatactgctagtctacagtgtttttattaatgattacCATCATGATCAGGTAACAACTTGATATCGAAtgagagatcatatttttctcattattgaAATTGGGAGTTCCAAGTCGGagtatttctgaagatatcatcaaaaaaactCTTGAATTGGTctaaaacgtggtataccacagtcgagactaattcgacagttttttcatgatttcttcagaaatatacagatttggaatgcctaatttcaatatgtcaaAGAGAAATATATGAGCATGAGCTTTCGCCTGATACCAAAATCCGCATTTGCGGGTATAAGTGGGGGGTGGAGCTGTCAACCGGTAACCAGGTTACccatttttaaatgtcaaaaagttgaaaactattttgctggcaaaatgaTTGTACATCCATTCAACGCTGAGGTTGGTGCACTTTACAGGTACGAAAACCTAAACATATCCAACTAAACATAATccggggttcttcctggttgaaggcgtacggggatgtgccacggttgtggggtaccttttcagcgacttttggtatatcaatgggtgggttttaagtgtggagaccaatgcgcaaaattgggcgcatttgggcaaaagtgcatTTAAAAGTACCCAATTTGAAAAATTGGTAGGCTATATTATTATGGATTGAAAAACAGCAAAAACGTAGGCATAGAATTAAAAAGTCCTACAGTCTGCGTGGCAGCCGCGGTGGCACAATCCCCGTACACTTTCTTCAAAGCACTaccccccacacccccccacacccacTATTATTTTTTAACCCTTCTGTCTCACTCTTATACTTTAAAATAACAACATACAGAAACATGatctttattttctttttctttttgtaacTGTTTATTACTGTTCTATATAATGTCAATATAATAAATTTACTAAAATTCTATATCATTATTGCACATTTTTGTGGTAGTGTATAAGTTAACATTTTGTCAACAATAAGAATGAAGTTATAGTTACACCTTCTTCAAATAATGGCCAttgttgtattgttttattttttgccgGATACTTACTTACTTTTTGTATAGTCACAAGTAAAACAAATCTTTGTTAAATAATTCTTGAATTCATAAGGTGAAGTAACATTATATCTTGATTATAGGTTGTGGGTCAGCAATATAAAATTCTCGACTTTGTTCATTGTGACTCAACCTCAAATCTATCAAGATCTTTTGACTATTTTGTTGCAGTTATATTATCCAGAAAACCTTTCAAAACAGCTATAAATGGAAATTGTTCTTGTTTGACTTTGTTCTAATGTCTCAATTACGAATTCTCTTTACCTGTTTACCGAGGTAGCAAGCAAACACCTCACACGGTAACCTGCTGCATGAATAATGAGCTTTCAAGTCTGATGAAAAATATATTTGTTCTGTCGGTTGGGAAATATTATGATCTCTTTTAATATGCAAATATAAAAGCGGACATTACTTgcttttttattttcttcaaaatattttgatcgCCGGCATAATTGTACTGTTTATATTGGTACATTAGTACACACACAGACAAATGACAgaggaaaattaaaattttgtttcagATGTTAGAAACTTAATTCTTACCTCTTAAATACTGGTACAATTGTAGGAGGTAATAATGAAATCCCCAAATCCAACATTTTCCATTTTGTGTGTTTGGTATAATATAGTGTCTTTTGAAATTATCACTATATATGTGAATGGAAATTTTAGAAAACCATATTTTTGGCTGTGTGTTTAATTTTACAGTTGCAATTTGCGTTTTACTACCAACTTGTCAATGAAAAGAAATACAAGTATCTTTTGAAAACGGCTCGAAACGATATGTAGCACTCCGTGGTGTCCAAAGTCCATTTTTGAAGCTGAACAATAACTAAAAATCGTAACATTTGTTCAGATACTGATTAATCATAAGCAAACACAAATACATGTATTCTACGTAGATAATTCAATAGAACTTTGTGTTAAAAATCGGAATGAAGACTATTTTTCCTGATATGTGAGATTGTAGGTGGATAGGAATGTTTTAACTACTTTGTCCTAAACTAAGATATATAATCTTACGGTTACgtcataaatatgaaaaatatttcgAGTCCCGATGATCCAGATCAGGTCAGACCGAATTAAGGTTATCATGTTATTATCGTAACAATGGGAAGATGAATCATGAATTGCATTACGCATTACGCGTAACTAGTGATTTCTGTAGCCACGTTACGTTCTCGGCGCACATTAATTTGAATCTGATGCGCATCATATCAATCTAAGTAATAAGATGCAATCCAAACATCAACGTACAAATTATGTGGGCATGGTGGCATAGGCCTTATTTGGGTTTAAGACCTTTAATGGGCATCTTGTTTGGCACATGGGCCACTAAAACATTCCGGCTTTGAGCTCAAGTTGAAGCTATATATAGTAGAATATGGAAAAGATCAATTAACAATTGCATTGCATTTTACTTCGTTTCGATTTTCTAGGACATTGCATTTACATGCAGGACCAACGTCGGCTTGAGATAATTATTTGAagattttttaaaaccaaaaccTACAATCAATCCGTGTATGTACATGATATATCTTAACCCACAGATAGGCGTCGTGTAGAATAATAGCTGCATGAATGCTATTGCAACGCAGCTCAGCCGTAAGGACGTTTAAATGGATCACGAAACTCGTATATTTTTCACTTTTATGACTACAATAACCGTGTATGTATTTAATCTATACGTGTGGTCTAATACTCCTCTTCCTCATCTGCACCTTCTTCGGGACCATCATCAGAATCGATTCCGACCTCTTCATAATCCTTCTCCAGAGCCGCAAGATCTTCACGAGCCTCAGAGAACTCGCCCTCCTCCATACCCTCACCGACGTACCAATGAACGAAAGCACGCTTGGCGTACATCAGATCAAACTTGTGATCCAGACGAGCCCATGCTTCAGCGATGGCAGTGGTGTTGCTCAGCATGCAGACAGCGCGCTGGACCTTAGCCAGATCGCCACCAGGTACAACAGTTGGTGGTTGGTAGTTGATGCCTACTTTGAAGCCAGTTGGACACCAGTCGACGAACTGGATGGTACGTTTGGTCTTGATGACAGCAATGGCGCTGTTGACATCTTTGGGAACAACATCACCGCGGTAGAGAACGCAGCACGCCATGTACTTGCCGTGACGAGGATCGCACTTGACCATCTGGTTGGCTGGCTCAAAGCAAGCGTTGGTTACTTCCGCAACAGTAAGCTGCTCATGGTAGGCCTTCTCGGCAGATATGATCGGAGCGTAGGTGGCCAGAGGGAAATGAATACGTGGGTATGGCACCAAGTTGGTTTGGAATTCGGTCAAATCAACATTGAGTGATCCGTCAAAGCGGAGAGAAGCCGTAATGGAAGAGACAACCTGAGCGATGAGTCGGTTGAGGTTGGTGTACGACGGGCGTTCGATATCCAAATTACGGCGGCAGATATCGTAAATAGCCTCGTTATCAACCATGAAAGCGCAATCGGAATGTTCAAGTGTGGTGTGAGTGCATAAAACGGAGTTGTAGGGCTCTACAACGGCAGTGGCGATTTGAGGTGCTGGGTAGACGGCAAACTCTAGCTTGGATTTCTTACCGTAATCTACCGAAAGACGTTCCATAAGAAGAGCGCCGAAACCAGAGCCGGTACCGCCACCGAAACTGTGGAACATGAGGAAGCCTTGAAGACCGGTACACTGATCAGCCTGTGTAAAATAAATGTAACGAAACGAGCAAATGTTTTATTGCTTCTAAATAAAAACAGATTAAGAGAgaggtatatcatgtatatcaatATGAACAATAGAGGTAAGCTGGTATACATTTCCGAGTTGCCCGCGCGCAGAATATTTGAAATCTTTTGGAAACACTAATTATTGCATGATGTATTTCCATGAAGATAAGGACACAATGCCTGGCCCAAATGCGCTTAGTGGTATACACAGGCCAAAAATATATATTGCAATATCACTGAAAAAATCAGCAAACAGTAAGTTGAATATTCATCCAAAGTCTTGTCCATTACATACTAGATGACAATATCCTTTGTATGGAATAAGTAAGATGCTACCAATCAATGAGATGGAAGGTGTCCCCTGTGATGTGGTGACATCGTGCGCGTATTTCAGTGCTTACGATGGTGGAAAGACGGAAATCGTTTGAATGCAGGGACGAACGAAATGTCCACATGCCTATAATGGTCGCCAAATGAACTATTGCTTTCTGCAAGGTACCTGGAAGATGGTGGCGGGAGAAAGATTCATGATGTGTCGAGTAAAAGAAATGAGCATCTTTAGAGGACAATGTTCCTTCAACGGGTGCAAGACGTCCGCCATCTTTGACTGTTATT
It encodes:
- the LOC140141351 gene encoding tubulin alpha chain-like translates to MPECISIHVGQAGVQIGNACWELYCLEHGIQPDGQMPSDKTIGGGGESFNTFFSETGAGKHVPRAVFVDLEPTVIDEVRTGTYRQLFHPEQLITGKEDAANNYARGHYTVGKELIDIVSDRIRKVADQCTSLQGFLIFHSFGGGTGSGFTSLLMERLSTYYGRKSKLEFAVYPSPHMSSAVVEPYNSILTTHTTLEHTDCAFMVDNEAIYDICRRNLDIERPTFTNLNRLIAQIVSSITASLRFEGALNVDLSEFQTNLVPFPRIHFPLATYAPIISAEKAHCEQLTVADITNSCFEPPNQMVKCDPRHGKYMACCMLYRGDVVPKDVQAAIATIKTKPNIQFVDWCPTGFKVGINYQPPTVVPGGDLAKVQRAVCMLSNTTAIAEAWARLDHKFDLMYAKRAFVHWYVGEGMEEAEFSEAREDLAALEKDYEEVGIDSVDAEEEEADEF
- the LOC140141350 gene encoding tubulin alpha-1C chain-like, with the translated sequence MRECISVHVGQAGVQIGNACWELYCLEHGIQPDGQMPSDTSLGGGDDSFNTFFSETGSGKHVPRAVFVDLEPTVVDEVRTGCYRQLFHPEQLITGKEDAANNYARGHYTVGKELIDNTLDRIRKLADQCTGLQGFLMFHSFGGGTGSGFGALLMERLSVDYGKKSKLEFAVYPAPQIATAVVEPYNSVLCTHTTLEHSDCAFMVDNEAIYDICRRNLDIERPSYTNLNRLIAQVVSSITASLRFDGSLNVDLTEFQTNLVPYPRIHFPLATYAPIISAEKAYHEQLTVAEVTNACFEPANQMVKCDPRHGKYMACCVLYRGDVVPKDVNSAIAVIKTKRTIQFVDWCPTGFKVGINYQPPTVVPGGDLAKVQRAVCMLSNTTAIAEAWARLDHKFDLMYAKRAFVHWYVGEGMEEGEFSEAREDLAALEKDYEEVGIDSDDGPEEGADEEEEY